A stretch of Bradyrhizobium sp. CCBAU 53338 DNA encodes these proteins:
- a CDS encoding thiamine phosphate synthase, with translation MPYPDRNAYPDRFYPVVDSLNWVERLTKLGVGTIQLRAKELNDADALQIVTDALAITEGTQAKLVVNDYWRAAIVAGAKYLHLGQEDLADADLKAIREAGLSLGVSTHDDAELETALKAKPDYVALGPIFFTTLKSMRFAPQGIPKITEWKKRIGNIPLVAIGGIKFEHAAEIFAAGADSIAVVSDVTQNADPDARVRQWLGQKEAA, from the coding sequence ATGCCGTATCCTGATCGCAACGCGTATCCTGATCGCTTTTACCCTGTCGTCGACAGCCTCAACTGGGTCGAACGCCTGACCAAGCTCGGCGTCGGCACCATCCAGCTGCGCGCGAAAGAGCTGAACGACGCCGACGCGCTGCAGATCGTCACCGATGCGCTGGCGATCACCGAGGGCACGCAAGCCAAGCTCGTCGTGAACGACTATTGGCGCGCGGCGATCGTCGCCGGCGCGAAATATCTGCATCTCGGCCAGGAGGATCTCGCCGACGCGGACCTCAAGGCCATTCGCGAAGCCGGCCTCTCACTCGGCGTCTCCACCCATGACGACGCGGAGCTCGAAACCGCGCTCAAGGCCAAGCCCGACTATGTCGCGCTCGGTCCGATCTTCTTCACAACGCTCAAATCGATGCGCTTCGCCCCGCAGGGCATTCCGAAGATCACGGAATGGAAGAAGCGCATCGGCAACATCCCGCTGGTTGCGATCGGCGGCATCAAGTTCGAGCACGCCGCGGAGATCTTTGCCGCGGGCGCCGATTCCATCGCCGTGGTGTCCGACGTCACCCAAAATGCCGATCCCGATGCGCGGGTGCGGCAATGGCTCGGCCAGAAGGAGGCTGCGTGA
- a CDS encoding thiazole synthase — translation MVTFYGKTFTSRLLIGSALYPSPAIMQDAIRASGSNIVTVSLRRESAGGKTGDAFWKLIRELDVSVLPNTAGCRSVREAVTTAKLARELFGTSWIKLEVIADSDTLQPDVVGLVEAATILIKDGFEVFPYCTEDLSVANRLVDAGCKVVMPWAAPIGSAKGIINRDALKLLRERLPDITLVVDAGIGAPSHAAEALELGYDAVLLNTAIAKAADPVAMANAFRLGIEAGRTAYEAGLMNARDFASPSTPVVGTPFWHAVS, via the coding sequence ATGGTGACCTTCTACGGCAAGACCTTCACCTCGCGCCTGCTGATCGGCAGCGCGCTCTATCCCTCGCCTGCGATCATGCAGGACGCCATCCGCGCCTCCGGCTCCAACATCGTCACGGTGTCGCTGCGGCGCGAATCCGCCGGCGGCAAGACCGGCGACGCGTTCTGGAAGCTGATCCGCGAGCTCGACGTATCGGTGCTGCCGAACACCGCGGGCTGCCGCAGCGTGCGCGAAGCGGTCACCACCGCAAAACTCGCGCGCGAGCTGTTCGGCACCAGCTGGATCAAGCTGGAGGTCATCGCCGACAGCGACACGCTGCAGCCCGACGTCGTCGGCCTGGTCGAGGCCGCCACCATCCTGATCAAGGACGGCTTCGAAGTGTTCCCCTATTGCACCGAGGATCTTTCGGTCGCCAATCGCCTGGTCGATGCCGGCTGCAAGGTGGTGATGCCGTGGGCCGCGCCGATCGGCAGCGCCAAGGGCATCATCAACCGCGATGCGCTCAAGCTGCTGCGCGAGCGCCTGCCGGACATCACCCTGGTGGTCGACGCCGGCATCGGCGCGCCCAGCCACGCGGCTGAAGCGCTCGAACTCGGCTACGACGCCGTGCTGCTCAACACCGCGATCGCCAAGGCCGCCGATCCCGTCGCGATGGCGAATGCCTTCCGCCTCGGTATCGAGGCCGGCCGCACCGCATACGAGGCCGGGCTGATGAACGCCCGCGACTTCGCCTCCCCGTCCACCCCTGTCGTTGGGACCCCGTTCTGGCATGCCGTATCCTGA
- the thiS gene encoding sulfur carrier protein ThiS, translated as MRVIVNGEQREISSASVDALLSELDYEGTHFAIALNYDVVPKSRWAETALKAGDEIEIITPRQGG; from the coding sequence ATGCGCGTGATCGTCAACGGCGAGCAGCGTGAGATCAGTTCAGCCAGCGTCGATGCGCTGCTCTCCGAGCTCGACTACGAGGGCACGCATTTCGCCATCGCGCTGAACTACGACGTCGTGCCGAAGAGCCGCTGGGCCGAGACCGCACTCAAGGCCGGCGACGAGATCGAGATCATCACGCCGCGGCAGGGAGGCTGA
- a CDS encoding FAD-dependent oxidoreductase has product MLQTTKRPDSPVSIIGAGIAGAWQALLFAQAGHTVTLHERGDAAMADATSHWAGGMLAPYCEAEVAEPVISRLGQRSLDIWRRELPDTPFNGSLVVAHPRERNDFERFARMTEGHRRLDAADLAALEPSLEGRFRDALFFASEGHVEPRRVLPKLHERIKAAGGTIKFGSDVSAADLDGIVIDCRGISARDEQSELRGVKGEMILIETGEVQLSRPVRLIHPRWPLYVIPREDNLFMLGATSIEAEDTGVSVRSALELLGAAYTVHPAFGEARIVEFGSGLRPAYPDNLPRIGVRGGKISVNGLYRHGFLIAPALAELTLSFVERGQIDNEVMQCA; this is encoded by the coding sequence ATGTTGCAGACGACCAAGCGACCGGATTCACCGGTATCCATCATCGGCGCAGGCATTGCAGGAGCCTGGCAGGCGCTGTTGTTCGCGCAGGCCGGCCACACCGTGACGCTCCACGAGCGCGGTGACGCGGCGATGGCCGATGCCACCAGCCATTGGGCCGGCGGTATGCTGGCGCCTTACTGCGAGGCGGAGGTCGCCGAACCCGTCATCTCCAGGCTCGGCCAGCGCTCCCTCGACATCTGGCGGCGCGAGCTGCCGGATACGCCGTTCAACGGCTCGCTCGTCGTCGCCCATCCGCGCGAGCGCAACGATTTCGAGCGCTTTGCCCGCATGACCGAGGGCCACCGCCGGCTCGATGCCGCGGACCTCGCCGCGCTCGAGCCGTCGCTGGAGGGTCGCTTCCGCGATGCGCTGTTCTTCGCGAGCGAGGGCCATGTCGAGCCGCGGCGCGTTCTGCCGAAGCTGCACGAACGCATCAAGGCCGCCGGCGGCACCATCAAGTTCGGCAGCGACGTCAGTGCCGCCGACCTTGATGGCATCGTGATCGATTGCCGCGGCATCAGTGCGCGCGACGAGCAGAGCGAGCTGCGCGGCGTCAAGGGCGAGATGATCCTGATCGAGACCGGCGAGGTGCAGCTGTCGCGCCCGGTGCGCCTGATCCATCCGCGCTGGCCGCTCTACGTGATCCCGCGCGAAGACAATCTGTTCATGCTGGGGGCGACCTCGATCGAGGCCGAGGACACCGGCGTCAGCGTCCGCTCCGCGCTGGAGCTGCTGGGTGCAGCCTACACCGTGCATCCGGCATTCGGCGAAGCCCGCATCGTCGAATTCGGCTCGGGCCTTCGTCCCGCCTATCCCGACAATTTGCCGCGCATCGGCGTGCGCGGCGGCAAGATCAGCGTGAACGGGCTCTACCGCCACGGTTTCCTGATCGCCCCTGCCCTCGCCGAGCTGACGCTTAGCTTTGTCGAGCGCGGCCAGATCGACAACGAGGTGATGCAATGCGCGTGA
- a CDS encoding lytic transglycosylase domain-containing protein → MKILRIAALLAAGLVSSQAAVAGQAEYAEMVAMHARANGVPEALVHRVIMRESRYQPGLVGHGGTIGLMQIKLATARGLGYTGDAAGLRDPNTNLTYAVKYLAGAYHAANGDHDRAVRYFAGGYYYVAKQQRRQALQQASFEPQLEPNGNPQPMFGAAPHRKLSLHVRNARAQSLR, encoded by the coding sequence ATGAAGATTTTACGCATCGCCGCGCTGCTCGCGGCCGGATTGGTGTCATCGCAGGCCGCAGTCGCGGGCCAGGCCGAATATGCCGAGATGGTCGCGATGCATGCGCGCGCCAACGGCGTGCCGGAGGCGCTGGTGCATCGCGTCATCATGCGCGAGAGCCGCTATCAGCCGGGCCTGGTCGGCCATGGCGGCACCATCGGGCTGATGCAGATCAAGCTCGCGACCGCCCGCGGCCTCGGCTACACCGGCGATGCCGCAGGCCTCCGCGACCCCAACACCAATCTCACCTATGCCGTCAAATACCTCGCCGGCGCCTATCACGCCGCCAACGGCGACCACGACCGAGCCGTGCGTTATTTCGCGGGCGGCTATTACTACGTTGCAAAGCAGCAGCGCCGGCAGGCCCTGCAGCAGGCGAGCTTCGAGCCGCAACTCGAGCCCAACGGCAATCCGCAGCCGATGTTCGGCGCCGCGCCGCACAGGAAGCTCAGCCTGCACGTCCGCAACGCGCGGGCGCAGTCGCTCAGATAA
- a CDS encoding ATP-binding protein: protein MRPFGFFHLKGIGGQIAALVLASTVALHLVVTTAFLISRPDRPDAPPDGAHQLTDAALLLNSAAESDRPRLVADLVRAFPKLRIETLAPGTATIVADSDSQHLHGIRRHLGHGFKVGRLSPDGDAYRIGVELPDGSMIAGHVENGPRPWFWGAPWLVTLMTAFICITVLGLWAARALATPLSSFAKAAENFSLDGEAEPLPERGPEEIRSVARALNRMHERIARLMSDRTRMLAAISHDLRTPITRLRLRAEFIEDEGNRKRMLIDLDQMRSMLESVLSLLRNDRQIEAITLVDIASTLQLVADQFGDMGHVVHYEGPASATAAARPDDLHRGVTNLVENAVRFGAEVTIRLDVAGTRLVIDVEDDGPGISDARKQEMLEPFVRGDDARTMDDSTGFGLGLSIARAIALAHGGELSLHDRQPHGLIVRMQLPVWQQPRLAA from the coding sequence ATGAGGCCGTTCGGGTTCTTCCACCTCAAGGGCATCGGCGGCCAGATCGCCGCGCTGGTGCTGGCCTCGACCGTCGCGCTGCATCTCGTCGTCACCACCGCCTTCCTGATCAGCCGGCCCGACCGTCCGGACGCGCCGCCGGACGGTGCCCATCAACTGACCGATGCGGCGCTGCTGCTGAATTCAGCTGCCGAGAGCGATCGGCCGCGCCTCGTCGCCGATCTGGTCCGCGCCTTCCCGAAACTCCGGATCGAGACGCTCGCGCCCGGCACGGCGACGATCGTCGCGGACAGCGACAGCCAGCACCTGCACGGGATCCGCCGCCACCTCGGCCACGGCTTCAAGGTGGGACGGCTTTCGCCCGACGGCGACGCCTATCGCATCGGCGTGGAGTTGCCCGACGGCAGCATGATCGCGGGCCACGTCGAGAACGGTCCGCGTCCCTGGTTCTGGGGCGCGCCGTGGCTGGTGACGCTGATGACCGCCTTCATCTGCATCACCGTGCTCGGCCTGTGGGCGGCGCGCGCGCTGGCGACGCCGCTGTCGTCCTTTGCCAAGGCGGCCGAGAATTTCAGCCTCGACGGCGAAGCGGAGCCGCTGCCCGAGCGCGGCCCGGAGGAGATCCGCTCGGTCGCCCGCGCGCTCAACCGCATGCACGAGCGCATCGCGCGGCTGATGTCGGATCGCACCCGCATGCTGGCGGCGATCAGCCACGACCTGCGCACCCCGATCACGCGGCTGCGCCTGCGCGCCGAGTTCATCGAGGACGAGGGCAACCGCAAGCGCATGCTGATCGACCTCGACCAGATGCGCTCGATGCTGGAGAGCGTGCTGTCGCTGCTGCGCAACGACCGCCAGATCGAGGCGATCACGCTGGTCGACATCGCGAGCACGCTGCAACTCGTCGCCGACCAGTTCGGCGACATGGGCCATGTCGTGCACTACGAGGGCCCCGCTTCCGCGACCGCCGCCGCGCGGCCCGACGATCTGCATCGCGGCGTCACCAACCTCGTCGAGAACGCGGTACGCTTCGGCGCTGAAGTGACGATCCGCCTGGACGTCGCCGGCACCAGGCTCGTCATCGACGTCGAGGATGACGGTCCCGGCATCTCGGATGCGCGCAAGCAGGAGATGCTGGAGCCGTTCGTGCGCGGCGACGACGCGCGCACCATGGACGATTCCACCGGCTTCGGCCTCGGCCTGTCGATCGCGCGCGCGATCGCGCTCGCCCATGGCGGCGAGCTGTCGCTGCACGACCGCCAGCCGCACGGGCTGATCGTGCGGATGCAATTGCCGGTGTGGCAGCAGCCGCGGCTGGCGGCTTAG
- a CDS encoding response regulator, producing MAIPSPNILVVEDDRETRTLIAKYLRNNSCNVTAVSDGREMSRAMADHRVDLIILDVMLPGEDGLSLCRKVRSEAQTPIIMLTARGEDVDRIVGLEMGADDYLPKPFNPRELLARINAVLRRQASAQAASSIEGASTLAFEGWRIDLRLRELRNPEGARVAVTSAEFDLLRTFCERPGRVLSRDSLLDLTQGRNTGSFERSIDVLVSRIRRKIEPNPADPTIIKTVRSGGYLFTPRTEAVTTPLSN from the coding sequence ATGGCCATTCCCTCTCCCAACATCCTGGTCGTCGAGGACGACCGCGAAACCCGGACGTTGATTGCGAAATATTTGCGCAACAACTCCTGCAACGTGACCGCTGTGAGCGACGGGCGCGAGATGTCGCGTGCCATGGCCGACCACCGCGTTGACCTCATCATTCTCGACGTCATGCTGCCCGGCGAAGACGGTCTCAGCCTGTGCCGCAAGGTGCGCTCCGAGGCGCAGACGCCGATCATCATGCTGACCGCGCGCGGCGAGGACGTCGACCGCATCGTCGGCCTCGAGATGGGCGCGGACGATTACCTGCCGAAGCCGTTCAACCCGCGCGAACTGCTCGCCCGCATCAACGCGGTGCTGCGGCGCCAGGCCTCCGCCCAGGCCGCAAGCTCGATCGAGGGGGCCTCGACGCTCGCCTTCGAAGGCTGGCGCATCGATCTGCGCCTGCGCGAGCTGCGCAATCCGGAAGGCGCCCGCGTCGCGGTGACCAGCGCCGAGTTCGACCTGCTCCGCACCTTCTGCGAGCGTCCCGGCCGGGTGCTGTCGCGCGACAGCCTGCTCGACCTCACGCAGGGCCGCAACACCGGCTCGTTCGAGCGCTCCATCGACGTTCTGGTCAGCCGCATCCGCCGCAAGATCGAGCCCAATCCGGCCGACCCCACCATCATCAAGACGGTGCGTTCCGGCGGTTACCTGTTTACGCCCAGAACGGAAGCGGTTACGACGCCCCTGAGCAACTGA
- a CDS encoding PRC-barrel domain-containing protein gives MLMKSIAAGLAGTALLATVAFAQNPAATTTTTTEKSPTASTATTTTTSASGEWRTSKMDGVKVYNEANENIGSINDLLMDKSGSIKIAVIGVGGFLGMGEHLVAVPYEKLKFVNEAVASTTTTNPNAKPAATTTTGAATSTEKTTTTTKSSSSKWYPDHAVFNATKDQLKNMPEFKYSE, from the coding sequence ATGTTGATGAAATCGATCGCCGCCGGCCTTGCCGGCACCGCTCTGCTTGCGACCGTTGCGTTTGCGCAAAATCCGGCCGCCACCACCACGACCACCACCGAGAAGTCGCCAACGGCTTCGACGGCGACGACCACGACGACGAGCGCGTCGGGCGAATGGCGTACCTCGAAGATGGACGGCGTCAAGGTCTACAACGAGGCCAACGAGAACATCGGCTCGATCAACGACCTGCTGATGGACAAGAGCGGCAGCATCAAGATCGCCGTGATCGGCGTCGGCGGCTTCCTCGGCATGGGCGAGCATCTCGTCGCCGTGCCGTACGAGAAGCTGAAGTTCGTCAATGAGGCCGTCGCCTCTACCACGACGACCAACCCGAACGCCAAGCCGGCCGCGACCACGACGACCGGCGCTGCGACCAGCACCGAGAAGACGACCACGACTACGAAGAGTTCGTCGTCGAAGTGGTATCCCGACCACGCCGTGTTCAATGCGACCAAGGACCAGCTGAAGAACATGCCCGAGTTCAAGTACTCGGAGTAA
- a CDS encoding ABC transporter substrate-binding protein codes for MQRLIAAVAASFAMAATCGTAQAQISDNVVKLGVLTDMSSLYADATGKGSLAAVEMAVADYGGKVAGVPIQVVSADHQNKPDVGVNIARNWYDNDKVDAVMDVPTSSVALPISALTREKNKININSGGGSSDITGVACSPNTVHWTYDTYALSNVAGKAMVKRGEDTWFFVTADYAFGQALERDAANVVKESGGKVLGDVRHPLNSSDFSSFLLQAQASKAKVVALANAGGDTTNALKQAAEFGITQGGQKMIALLMEITDVHSLGIKATQGLIITDAFYWDTNDETRAFSKRFNDKVGHMPTMIQAGLYSATMHYLKAIEAIKTDEAPKVMEQMRKMPINDFFAKNGKIRIDGRMVHDMNLYEVKKPEESKGEWDLYKLIATVPGDEAFRPLDKGGCPLVK; via the coding sequence ATGCAAAGACTCATCGCCGCGGTCGCGGCCAGCTTCGCCATGGCCGCAACATGCGGCACGGCGCAGGCCCAGATTTCCGACAACGTCGTCAAGCTCGGCGTGCTCACCGACATGTCGAGCCTCTATGCCGACGCGACCGGCAAGGGGTCGCTCGCCGCCGTCGAGATGGCCGTCGCCGATTACGGCGGCAAGGTCGCGGGCGTCCCGATCCAGGTCGTGTCCGCCGATCACCAGAACAAGCCCGACGTCGGCGTCAACATTGCCCGCAACTGGTACGACAACGACAAGGTGGACGCGGTCATGGACGTGCCGACCTCATCGGTCGCATTGCCGATTTCGGCACTGACGCGCGAGAAGAACAAGATCAACATCAATTCCGGCGGCGGCTCCTCCGACATCACGGGCGTCGCCTGCTCACCCAACACAGTGCACTGGACCTACGACACCTATGCGCTGTCGAACGTCGCCGGCAAGGCGATGGTGAAGCGCGGCGAGGATACCTGGTTCTTCGTCACTGCCGACTATGCCTTCGGCCAGGCGCTGGAGCGCGACGCAGCCAATGTCGTCAAGGAGAGCGGCGGCAAGGTGCTCGGCGACGTCCGCCACCCGCTCAACTCGTCCGACTTCTCGTCGTTCCTGCTCCAAGCCCAGGCCTCGAAGGCCAAGGTGGTCGCGCTGGCGAACGCCGGTGGCGACACCACCAATGCGCTGAAGCAGGCCGCCGAGTTCGGCATCACGCAAGGCGGCCAGAAGATGATCGCGCTGCTCATGGAAATCACCGACGTTCATTCGCTCGGCATCAAGGCGACGCAAGGCCTGATCATCACCGATGCGTTCTACTGGGACACCAATGACGAGACCCGCGCCTTCTCCAAGCGCTTCAACGACAAGGTCGGCCACATGCCGACCATGATCCAGGCCGGCCTCTATTCGGCGACGATGCACTATCTGAAGGCGATCGAGGCTATCAAGACCGACGAAGCGCCGAAGGTGATGGAGCAGATGCGCAAGATGCCGATCAACGACTTCTTCGCCAAGAACGGCAAGATCCGCATCGACGGCCGCATGGTCCACGACATGAATCTGTACGAGGTGAAGAAGCCCGAGGAATCCAAGGGCGAGTGGGACCTCTACAAGCTCATCGCCACCGTGCCCGGCGACGAAGCCTTCCGCCCGCTCGACAAGGGCGGCTGCCCGCTGGTGAAGTGA
- a CDS encoding ABC transporter permease, which translates to MSDAPSLRTPSQRIAWTATMVISALVFVFLIAPILAIMPLSFSSGSYLTYPLPGLSLRWYDEFITSPRWMNSLKNSMIIGVASTLLSMALGTLAALGLAQWKSRFKPLVLAFVLSPVVVPGVITAVGLYFFFAPIGLTGSYLGLILAHTALATPFVVITVGATLQSFDTNLARAAASLGASPLQAFRRVILPLILPGLASGALFAFATSFDEVVIVLFMAGPEQRTLPREMFSGIRENISPTITAAAVILTTVSVILLATLEGLRRRNERLKGGG; encoded by the coding sequence TTGAGCGACGCTCCCTCCTTGCGTACACCCAGCCAGCGCATCGCGTGGACCGCAACCATGGTCATCTCCGCGCTGGTGTTCGTCTTCCTGATCGCGCCGATCCTGGCGATCATGCCGCTGTCCTTCAGCTCGGGCTCGTATCTCACCTATCCGCTGCCGGGCCTCTCCTTGCGCTGGTACGACGAATTCATCACCTCGCCGCGCTGGATGAATTCGCTGAAGAACAGCATGATCATCGGTGTCGCTTCGACGCTGCTATCGATGGCGCTCGGGACGTTGGCAGCTCTTGGGCTCGCGCAATGGAAGAGCCGGTTCAAACCGCTGGTGCTGGCTTTCGTGCTGTCGCCGGTCGTCGTGCCCGGCGTCATCACCGCGGTCGGTCTCTATTTCTTCTTCGCGCCGATCGGGCTGACCGGCAGCTATCTCGGCCTGATTCTCGCCCACACCGCGCTCGCAACGCCGTTCGTGGTGATCACGGTCGGCGCGACGCTGCAGAGCTTCGACACCAACCTCGCCCGCGCCGCTGCCTCGCTCGGCGCATCGCCGCTTCAAGCATTCCGCCGTGTGATCCTGCCGCTGATCCTGCCGGGCCTGGCATCGGGCGCCCTGTTCGCCTTCGCGACCAGCTTCGACGAGGTCGTGATCGTGCTGTTCATGGCGGGACCGGAGCAGCGCACCTTGCCGCGCGAAATGTTCAGCGGTATCCGCGAGAACATCAGCCCGACCATCACGGCGGCCGCAGTGATCCTGACGACGGTTTCGGTCATCCTCCTCGCGACGCTCGAAGGCCTGCGCCGACGCAACGAGCGGCTCAAGGGCGGCGGCTGA
- a CDS encoding ABC transporter permease: MTAASLTGADSKTSVPLKRRLKRAERARQFKALALVVPLLLFLLFTFAGPIAGMLWHAVDDREVRQVLPQTIAALAGWDGKDLPDEKTYAALASDIQAARAAGTIAIAAKRLNYALNGFRTILIGTARNLKTVPEAGTARETLGKINPAWRERATWTTIKDAGGPVTSFYLLGALDLVRNADGAIVAAPPDQAIYREVFARTFLISLGVTALCLILGFPVAYLLAALPPGKSNLLMIFVLLPFWTSLLVRTCAWIVLLQSNGVVNDSLHWLGIIDEPLRLIYNRFGVCVAMTHVLLPFMILPLYSSMKAISPAYMRAAASLGAPPLTAFLRIYLPQTLPGVGAGSLLVFILALGYYITPALVGGAADQMISYFIALYTTETANWGLASALGAVLLLATILLALVYGKLVQGQQVTGGMKN; this comes from the coding sequence ATGACAGCAGCGTCCCTGACCGGCGCCGATAGCAAGACCAGCGTGCCGCTCAAGCGCCGCCTGAAGCGGGCGGAGCGCGCACGTCAGTTCAAGGCCCTGGCGCTGGTTGTGCCGCTGCTGCTGTTTCTGCTGTTCACCTTCGCCGGGCCCATCGCAGGCATGCTGTGGCACGCAGTCGATGACCGGGAGGTGCGCCAGGTTCTGCCGCAAACGATCGCAGCTCTCGCCGGCTGGGATGGCAAGGATCTGCCGGACGAAAAGACATACGCGGCGCTGGCAAGCGACATCCAGGCGGCGCGCGCCGCCGGCACCATCGCCATCGCGGCCAAACGGCTCAATTACGCCCTGAACGGTTTTCGCACGATCCTCATCGGCACCGCACGCAATCTGAAGACCGTGCCGGAAGCAGGCACGGCAAGGGAGACGCTGGGCAAGATCAACCCAGCCTGGCGCGAACGCGCAACTTGGACGACGATCAAGGACGCCGGTGGCCCGGTCACCAGCTTCTACCTTCTGGGGGCGCTCGACCTCGTCAGGAACGCGGACGGCGCGATCGTCGCAGCCCCGCCGGATCAGGCCATCTACCGCGAGGTTTTCGCCCGTACCTTCCTCATCAGCCTCGGTGTCACAGCGCTCTGCCTGATACTCGGCTTTCCGGTCGCCTATCTGCTCGCGGCGCTGCCGCCGGGCAAGTCGAACCTCTTGATGATCTTCGTGCTGCTGCCGTTCTGGACGTCGCTCCTGGTCCGCACCTGCGCCTGGATCGTGCTGCTGCAGAGCAATGGCGTCGTCAACGACAGCCTGCACTGGCTCGGCATCATCGACGAGCCGTTGCGCCTGATCTACAACCGGTTCGGCGTCTGCGTGGCCATGACCCACGTGCTGCTGCCGTTCATGATCCTGCCGCTGTACAGCAGCATGAAGGCGATCTCGCCGGCGTATATGCGCGCCGCCGCCTCGCTCGGCGCGCCGCCCCTTACCGCCTTCCTGCGGATCTATCTGCCGCAAACCCTGCCCGGCGTCGGCGCGGGCAGCCTGCTCGTCTTCATCCTTGCACTCGGCTACTACATCACCCCCGCCCTCGTCGGGGGCGCCGCCGATCAGATGATCAGCTACTTCATCGCGCTCTACACCACCGAAACAGCCAATTGGGGCCTGGCTTCGGCGCTGGGGGCGGTGCTGCTGCTCGCCACAATTCTGCTCGCCCTCGTCTACGGCAAGCTGGTGCAGGGCCAGCAGGTCACGGGAGGGATGAAGAATTGA
- a CDS encoding ABC transporter substrate-binding protein, protein MLKRKTGKIALGFVAAFTAGAALATSAQARDLTVVSWGGAYQDAQKKVYFEPFKKASGVPMNDESWDGGVGVLRAKVQGGAATWDVVQVESDELAVGCEEGLYEKLDYSKIGGEAAYIKPSVNPCGVGAILYDFVLGYDKDKLKDAPKGWADFFDTKKIPGKRALRQGPKTTLEIALMADGVAPKDVYKVLATDEGVDRAFKKLDTIKGDLVWWKAGAQPPQLLASGEVAMTSVYNGRIDTANKNEKKNFGMVWDGALFTLDSWVILKGSPNKDAAYKFLDFAGKAENQSKLSENIAYGTSNKDAAGLLQPAVLKDLPTAPDNIKNAVEINVAFWLENIDRLTERFNKWAAK, encoded by the coding sequence ATGCTGAAGCGCAAGACTGGCAAGATTGCTCTGGGTTTCGTCGCGGCGTTCACCGCCGGCGCTGCGCTGGCCACATCGGCGCAGGCCCGAGACCTCACCGTCGTGTCGTGGGGTGGCGCCTATCAGGATGCCCAGAAGAAGGTCTATTTCGAGCCGTTCAAGAAGGCATCGGGCGTGCCGATGAACGACGAGTCCTGGGACGGCGGCGTCGGCGTGTTGCGCGCCAAGGTGCAGGGCGGCGCGGCCACCTGGGACGTCGTCCAGGTCGAGAGCGACGAGCTCGCGGTCGGCTGCGAAGAAGGCCTGTACGAGAAGCTGGATTACTCCAAGATCGGCGGCGAGGCTGCTTATATCAAGCCGTCGGTCAATCCCTGCGGTGTCGGCGCCATCCTCTATGATTTCGTGCTCGGCTACGACAAGGACAAACTGAAGGACGCGCCCAAGGGCTGGGCCGACTTCTTCGACACGAAGAAGATTCCGGGCAAGCGCGCCCTGCGCCAGGGTCCGAAGACCACGCTCGAGATCGCTCTCATGGCCGACGGCGTCGCGCCGAAGGACGTCTACAAGGTGCTGGCGACCGACGAGGGCGTCGATCGCGCGTTCAAGAAGCTCGACACCATCAAGGGCGATCTCGTCTGGTGGAAGGCCGGCGCGCAGCCGCCGCAATTGCTCGCCTCCGGCGAGGTGGCGATGACCTCGGTCTACAATGGCCGCATCGACACCGCGAACAAGAACGAGAAGAAGAACTTCGGCATGGTGTGGGACGGCGCGCTGTTCACCCTCGACAGCTGGGTCATCCTGAAGGGCAGCCCGAACAAGGACGCCGCCTACAAGTTCCTGGATTTCGCCGGCAAGGCGGAGAACCAGTCGAAGCTGTCGGAGAACATCGCCTACGGCACCTCGAACAAGGACGCGGCCGGTCTGTTGCAGCCCGCGGTTCTGAAGGACCTGCCGACCGCGCCCGACAACATCAAGAACGCGGTCGAGATCAATGTCGCCTTCTGGCTCGAGAACATCGACCGTCTCACCGAGCGCTTCAACAAATGGGCCGCGAAGTAG